Within the Malus sylvestris chromosome 4, drMalSylv7.2, whole genome shotgun sequence genome, the region AAACTCTCTTCACGTGACTTTTTCGTGTGTAATGTGAAAGTGAAAAGGGATATAAAATCATATTATACATGCTCAATTCCAATCAACAAAACTATGGGTGGCTTTGATGTTGAATACATAAAATTATTGAAGCAACCATACAAAGTAGGGAAATAGACAAGATCATATGAGCTGGGAAATGGGAATCTCCATGTCATATTGTGGACAAGAAAGATAATCTAAAATTTGATGCTTCAAAATCATCGCGCTTTTGACTTCGACAGCAAAGCAAGATTGCAAATACAGTAATTTCCACGATTTTGATCCTAATCATGCAAAAAATTGAACAATATTTGGCTACTAAAAAATGAGTAGAACTCCTACTCAAAACTCTTAGTATTTTAATCACATAATTTTGTGTCTATAATTAAAACCATCTATACTATGAATCACTGTAAATATCatatttgcaaaaaaaaaagattaaaactaaggtcatctagtcaatctattgtagcaaatacatagacggtttataatacttttaccaataccggtaatttgtttttaaacagtttgatgactaaacaatcttagttgtaattgattttttgcagaaGCGATCTTTACagggtgatttataatatgaacggttctgatTATAAACACGAACTAATATAAATTGACAACgaacaattttgagaaattttaagtACGAGTTCCTACTCATACtttcattttaaaaaataaaattaaaaaaataataaaaaagaaatgaagCTCCAAAAGGCTGTCACGATTTATCCTGTACAACGCAAAATTTCCAATGCGGGTGCAAACTGAAAGCAGCTTATAGGAAAAGCGATTGGGaaagaaatttgatttcttcattTCAACATCATCGCCAGTTTTTTCAAACCGAATCCCCGGACGAAGTTGAAGAACGGCTTTTCAAACGCTTTGAGAATCGACGTTGATGTGAATTCCTGACGATCTTGTTTCAAATGATCATGGTGGCGATGGCGAACCCTGCAGCAGAAGAAAAAATAGATTTCTTTCAGAAAGGGGGCGATGCGACTGCAGAATGTATGAACAATTTACCCTTTCAATGTTCAAAGTAAAACTCAACGTAAATCAACTCTGTTAAACATTACGTAATTAGGGTTTCTTGCGGCGCAAGCATACTCCTCATCAGATATAACTGTGCATATCAGAAATCAGAAGGCAAAATATGAATCTTGTAggacaaaccaaaacaaaacaagttgATCTGAATATATTTAATTCATTACATCAAAGATAAAGACATGGAATTTGGGTTTCAGGGTTTCTCAAAACAATCATCAGAAGAGTTTACGCACGCCATGTATCATGAACTTCTCTTGTTAATCTATTCTTCATTAAAGACTGAAAAAATTACGAATTTTAGGCCTTCGATTTCTTCCCTTTGACTTCAGGGGCTGGTTTGGCCTTGAATGGTAGGAACTCCTTTCCACCCATGAAGGGTTGAAGAACTTTCGGTACGTTTACACCCTCTTCAGTCTGGTAGTTCTCGAGAATGCAGCATACAGTTCTCTCAGTCGCTGTAAGAGTCGAGTTCAATAAGTGAACATATTGCTTTGTCTGCTCGTTGCTCTACAAAAGAACAAGGGCACAATGAGTAAAATACAATATTTCAAAAGGTAACCATAAATTATATGTTCAATTAAAACCATATGAACAGAATTTTTCCTAAATTTGATCAGAGCAAAGGGTTCAATGGTATATGACCTACTGTAAAAGTATTATTCATCttattttcaattaaatttCTGAGGCACAAATTATAAATCTTTACGTTAATTAGGAGTACAGTCCGCAGTAATCAGAAATGTGATATAATGTCAGATTTCCAAGGACCTACCTTTTTCTGCCCATATCGAATTTCTAACTTTCTTGACTGGTAGTCCGTACAGTTTGAACAAGAAACCAGCTCTCTGTATGTCTGAGATGCAGGAAACCATCCTTCCAGATCATACTTCTTTGCTGCGGCATCATTCAAAGCACCAGAAACGATGGACACAATATGATAGGGGAGCCCTAACTGAAAGTGACAAAATTCAAAATATCAACCTTAGAAATGACACAAATAAACAGAAGATGCACATCACATTATCCATAAAAAAGTATCCGACTTTCTTCCACAAAAAGCAGGGATAGATGTTGCATCAATCTCTCTGACCAATACAATGGCAAACAtgcaatttaaatatttttgtccctaaaaatataataaaaacaaaccaaaaagtaTGGTCTATGTGCTATAGAAGCCATTTGACACTCCAAAGTGACAGAGTCACTAAATAGTCATTTCCAGACttgacaaaataataaaaaaatatgaaaaggaaacaaGAAAGTTCTCAGGGAATAAATTTATACCGCTTGATAAAATTCCTCAGAGTTTTTGATCATTTCCTCATGCATTTCCCAGGAGTCATTGCCATTTGGGCTTGTAATACAGAATTGTTCCACTTTCTCGAACTGATGAACCCTAAAAATTCCCAAGGTATCTCGACCATGTGAACCAGCTTCTTTACGGAAGCAGGATGAGTATCCAGCATAtctgagaaaagaaaaaaaaacctaaaaatcaATGAACAGAATAAAAATATCATCTTTTTTTATACATGAATTTTCCAACAGAATGTTACTACCTTAAGGGTAGCTGGGATGGATGGATCCAATCATCTAGATGATATGCACAAAGTGGCTGTTCAGCTGTAGCAATCAGATATTTGTCATCACCTTCACCGGTAACCTGTTCcacaaaaataaattagtcATCCTCACATTAGGTAAACCAAATATAGAAAATATGATTTCAATGATGGATTCACTAAAACTTTAGAATGAAAAACATCCACAATACCAAAAAATTCTAGTCTCTTAACAAATTAACACGAAACAAAGCCCATATATTTATAAGTTAAAGTTTCACAAAATACGACCTAAAGCATTGGTGCCAACTCTATATGGTCCTATAAAACAAAAACTATTGGCAAATATTACCAGAAATTACCTTGTAAAGTTCCTCATCAAATTGGGCTAATTGAGCGCACTTTCCCATGATATCTTTTCTCATGAAAAATGGGGTCTGCAGTTCTGTATATCCTCTTTTCTCAAGAAAATCAAGACCGAAGTTTATCAGAGCTTGATTAAGGCGTACACCAGCACCTTTCAGGTAAAAACCTCTACCTCCAGCCACTTCAGCGCCTATACATTTTAAGCAGATTGAGTTAAAAACAGGCTAGTGCAGAACTAGGCAAATCTGGAGATTATACATGCCATATTCCCATGCCATGTTTAGTAAAAATGTAAAATCATCCATAACTTTTTCAATTCTTTTCAAACCCCATAGACCCCGAAACAGAATGGACTCGATACCTTTCTTCAAGTCTGCGATCCCAAGAAGCTCAACAAGCTCAACATGGTTTTTTAGTTTTGGCTCCACTCGTTTGTCACCCCATGATCTAACCACAGCATTATTCTCCTAAAATACATAAAAACCCCACATCAGAATAAGCATTACATAGAGCAATGGTAAAAGCAAAATCAATGTGCCAAATCATTACCTCATCTTTGCTGATGGGAACCGAATCATGCACAAGGTTTCCAACGATTTCCAATTTTGAATTCAACTGTGTTAAAGCTTCTCGCACTTCAACTTCTTTCTCTGCCGCCAACCTCTTATTGTCCTCTGTGTCCTTTATCACCTCAGTTGCATCCTCTCCCGCCTTTcaatccaaatttttttaacattcagtccataaataaaaaaactcataTTTCAATAAGACACATGCATacttaaagaaaacaaattcaGTCAAACGGCACTTGATGGCATATAAGAATCTGTTCTTATCTTTAAGAGAGAGAATAAAAATCTTATTCATGGTTTAGTGACCTAGGTTTCCACACTCATTCTCATATCTGCATATGCAGAGGGGTCTGCATTACATTCACATGCCTACGAGTGCAGTATTAGACATATTAATATGAACACTCAAGTAAGCATCAACATCACCGTTGCAATTCCATGCAACCACACCAACCCTAGTTAAGCAAATTCCTAATCCATTTCAAAATCAATTGAActtatttttcaaaatcaacGATCTGAAAACAAATTCTCAAAGTTCTGTAATTTATACTAGCAACAGGAAATCAAGGCAAACAAATCCTAGTGGGAAAATATACTGAAACAGACCTAACTTAATGGCGCCGAGAACCGAGATATGATTTTTACAAGTAATTACAATCCAAAAATTCAGGATTAAGAACCCTAATAATGCATTTTCGTAAAACTACCCGATAATCAAGATAACATTCAGATAATAAAATTAACGGAGAGACGAAATACTCACAATCCTGAGCTGAGCAACTCGCTTGTTGATCTTGTTGAACTCTTTCCGAAGGCTCTCGAGCTCGAATTGACCTAAAAATTCACATCATTTCACCACAAAAATCAATACTTTAATCCTaatcaaattcattcaaaacAAATCTCAATGCTTATGAAAAACTCAAGATTTTTTATAGACATTTTTGAAAAACTCAAGGTTttagagggagaaagagatagatatatatagagagaTGGAAGATTACGCTGGCGCCATTCTTTGTCGAGCTGGATGACCTCGTCGACGATCTCAACGTCTTTGAACCGGCGTCGTTGAGATTCCCGGATGATTTCGGGGTTGTTGCCCTTCTCCTCTCTGAACAGATTGATGTCTAGCATCTTTCTCTTCCTCCGATTGCGAGTGTGCGACTGCGGATGGAAATTTTGGAATCGGAAAAAGTTGGAAGCTTTGCAGAAGAACAACGCAGGCTAACAGTCACTGAATGAGAGTAGTTTACCCctaaaaccctagtttttttgGGCCCATGATTTGGGTCAATCCAGGTTTCCCAAAGCCCATGTCTTTTATCTTTTCCGAAACAACTAATGACTCGTTTACTAATCTGTAATCATATTGAGGAAAATTAAATCAAGGAGAAATTGGATTGAGGAAAAAATATAATTAGATTCACATTATAGTTGTCTACTAAATTATCTGAAATCGAAGTAGGAATGATTTTAGTTTTATACAAGTTGTTTACTAGTTCATTTGAATCGAAATTAAAACTCACTTGATTACTAAATTTTCctcattcaaaataaataattttcatgctaattaataaaatttcattttatataataaaatgtatcatataaaaataattaaagaaagttttcttttaataaaaagCTAGGCACTTTCGAGTATATGGAGTTCACATGGTTTGATGAAAAAATAACACAAAGTTTACAAAGATCGTTTGATAAGTATTTTTAAACGACTCAAAAAACTTTTTGATAAAATAGTTTTTGAACTAAACCTTACTAAAATATAAGTTAATTAtgaaaaagcacttgaagtgctttcaacaagaagcacataactgttACTATTatctctaaaagcgctttcaatcatttaaaaGCATTTCTCAAATGATCCCTGGTCTTTAATGGGCAACATACGCTCTTTGGGATTATCTCGAGTGTGAATGTGACTGAATATGTTGAGAGTGTGCATTTGCCCTTGTCCAACATTTCAGATGAACAAACACCTCCGGTAGCAGCACCTGTTACACCTTTGATCCAACAGGTTCCTGTGAAAGCCACTCGCACTAAGTTCACTCTCTGGAAAGAAGATCGTGAAAGACGATAACTATCTAGTTTGGCCAACTTAGGATTAATTAGTCTTGCGCTTTGGCGATTCTTAAGATTTCTGCATCTTCTGTTACAGTGCagccaaggttctaaaagacgctaggtgtTAGTCGGGTAGCGAGCTGGGACCTAGTACCTGAATGACTAGACAGAGCTTAAGTgggcgcctaggcggactaggcagatttaagtaaatctattatatttcatgtaataagtgtctgtttatacttaaaatatatataatttcatcataaattataaaatagagtgatatatatatatatatatatatatatatatattatgaagtattggaatataatgaaaacatggagagcaaacatataatgtttgtttatttaagtgttcaataagtctcttacaatttattggaaataataaaatgcaaaaggaaagatATCTATTTTTTGCAACCTAGGCATGTATCTAGGCGGGTCTGGACGGGCTAGGCGGGCGCCTCAGCGTCATCATTTATGAATTTTCAAAcccctaggcattaatcggggcggtggcTAGCCACCTAACGTCTAGGCGGGCCTAGACGGGCCTAGACGGCGCTAGACGGAGATTTTTAAAACAATGATCGGAATATACGTTGTAGTTGACACCAGTGTCTAATAACTTTTATAGCATACCATTAGCTCTGGGTTTGGTTTGTGACCTGAAGGCCAGTGAAGGTAAGTTGGCTGTTAAGTGTTTCAAAATTCTTTATAACGAATAGAAAAACTATGTCTTTGGGAAAATTGACGTTTTGTGtagagttttttttattttttttacacaagGGATATTGGGGAGAAAGATTTGAACTTGAGAATGCATTTAGTTTTATGATTCCTCTCTTTTATCTTTTGGAAAAACAGATTTTGGTGATGGTAATTGTTCATGCATTACTTGTTATCTTTTCATATTGGTGATGTTGTTGCATCACTTTCgtatgaaaagaaaaacatgaaaCATACATTTAGACAACACAAAACATACATTTAGACAAGAGATAAAAGAAAGTTGAGAGATAGGTTTTTGAGCATATGTTAACTTTCTCTCAACTTTGTTGTAATACCtatatacaaattaaaaaatgttgCAATTACAAAATTAGGATATTGGGAAACTGCACTCATTTTACAAACACAATCGCCCACCTACGATCCAAATTTGA harbors:
- the LOC126619042 gene encoding serine--tRNA ligase-like; protein product: MLDINLFREEKGNNPEIIRESQRRRFKDVEIVDEVIQLDKEWRQRQFELESLRKEFNKINKRVAQLRIAGEDATEVIKDTEDNKRLAAEKEVEVREALTQLNSKLEIVGNLVHDSVPISKDEENNAVVRSWGDKRVEPKLKNHVELVELLGIADLKKGAEVAGGRGFYLKGAGVRLNQALINFGLDFLEKRGYTELQTPFFMRKDIMGKCAQLAQFDEELYKVTGEGDDKYLIATAEQPLCAYHLDDWIHPSQLPLRYAGYSSCFRKEAGSHGRDTLGIFRVHQFEKVEQFCITSPNGNDSWEMHEEMIKNSEEFYQALGLPYHIVSIVSGALNDAAAKKYDLEGWFPASQTYRELVSCSNCTDYQSRKLEIRYGQKKSNEQTKQYVHLLNSTLTATERTVCCILENYQTEEGVNVPKVLQPFMGGKEFLPFKAKPAPEVKGKKSKA